A genomic stretch from Methanomassiliicoccales archaeon includes:
- a CDS encoding immune inhibitor A, producing the protein MKKIIKILSVAIALVMVLGVFAVVFPTTIAAPSEEPVIADVERMDIGPSIRGEFPDYSAVASSAYALGASPMKHDLNDFYNIGDVEWYWAGGYSGGFQQFEKRGEGNYCEVWVALDLSFPAGDPRNAYTSRITITDDHVAWIIDQFDNNIYPNETAYFSEPPPLDGSNALMKEWGYPYMETNDTGKVMIMIFNIRDDNYYDPSYPYYIAGFFSPTLDLYYDRNIINIDCWDWDNRTGPDSPRPWLYEGTVAHEYQHLLHDYLDPDEDTWLNEGCSMYAEMLCGYGIPYDYFLRYLYTPDNSLTEWGDQGDINILADYGGAALFMIYLSDHFGGSALISDLVKSELNGATSVTQALHDRNYTDWNFDKVYHAFSLANLIRSDSIGNGLYNYESIDLGPIPLMTHYYRPTYGYIDESWWYGTTWTYDDYDTGISTLGSYGTDYFFVDNFNKDATSMSLRFDGDDIAMIGWEQVSTGYPHGYVWYSGESDLRDVSLVGKADLSDVEEATLTITTYYDIEDDWDFGFVQVSIDGGNTWVSLANEYTTDEADPDAHPAIVENLPGLTGWSEGWITMSFDLSEYVGHEIMYRFRYMTDWAFTYEGWFIDEVYINDVLVDDGGDSISTLEPVYPNSDFMITIYAPGQLTSDGNMLLPLLLDINVNHADETVLRSVSSLLSLYDYLYIIVSTTQGPVDYWIGTVPNIPFLA; encoded by the coding sequence TTGAAAAAGATAATTAAGATTCTCAGCGTGGCCATTGCACTGGTTATGGTGCTGGGGGTTTTTGCTGTCGTTTTTCCGACAACAATCGCTGCCCCTTCCGAAGAGCCAGTTATTGCCGACGTAGAGAGAATGGACATCGGACCATCGATTAGAGGTGAATTCCCAGACTATAGTGCCGTTGCATCATCTGCCTACGCGCTTGGTGCTTCGCCAATGAAACATGATCTCAACGATTTTTACAATATTGGTGATGTTGAATGGTATTGGGCAGGCGGCTACAGCGGAGGTTTCCAGCAATTCGAGAAGAGAGGCGAAGGAAACTATTGCGAAGTTTGGGTAGCACTGGATCTGAGCTTCCCTGCTGGCGATCCAAGAAATGCATATACATCAAGGATTACGATCACAGACGACCACGTAGCCTGGATTATTGACCAATTCGATAACAACATCTATCCTAACGAGACGGCATATTTCTCCGAGCCTCCACCTCTGGACGGATCCAACGCCCTCATGAAGGAGTGGGGCTATCCATACATGGAAACAAACGATACTGGCAAAGTTATGATCATGATTTTCAACATCAGGGATGATAATTATTACGACCCATCATATCCATATTATATCGCTGGTTTCTTCAGCCCGACACTCGATCTCTATTATGACCGGAATATAATTAACATCGATTGCTGGGACTGGGACAACAGAACGGGGCCCGACTCACCAAGACCATGGCTCTATGAAGGCACAGTTGCCCATGAATATCAGCACCTGCTGCACGATTATTTAGACCCAGATGAGGACACATGGTTGAACGAAGGATGTTCGATGTATGCAGAAATGCTATGCGGTTATGGAATACCATATGATTACTTCTTGAGATACCTCTACACCCCAGACAATTCGCTGACGGAGTGGGGAGACCAAGGGGACATTAATATCCTTGCCGATTACGGAGGAGCTGCCCTATTCATGATCTATTTGAGCGATCACTTCGGTGGCTCGGCGTTGATTTCAGACCTAGTAAAGAGTGAACTGAACGGCGCAACATCTGTAACCCAGGCGTTGCACGACAGGAACTATACAGATTGGAATTTTGACAAGGTTTATCATGCCTTCTCACTGGCAAACCTGATCAGATCCGACAGCATAGGTAACGGACTTTACAACTATGAATCGATCGATCTGGGACCTATACCACTTATGACGCATTATTATCGCCCAACTTATGGTTATATTGATGAATCATGGTGGTATGGCACGACATGGACATATGACGATTATGACACTGGTATAAGCACATTGGGATCTTACGGAACTGATTACTTCTTTGTCGACAATTTCAACAAAGATGCGACATCGATGAGTCTCAGATTCGATGGTGACGATATAGCGATGATTGGGTGGGAACAAGTATCGACTGGATATCCACATGGATACGTATGGTATTCTGGGGAATCGGATCTCAGGGATGTTTCGCTTGTTGGAAAAGCCGATCTATCTGATGTTGAAGAAGCTACATTGACGATTACAACTTATTACGATATCGAGGATGACTGGGATTTCGGATTCGTGCAGGTATCAATAGATGGTGGGAACACATGGGTCTCGCTCGCCAATGAGTACACGACCGATGAAGCAGATCCGGATGCTCATCCCGCGATTGTCGAAAACCTGCCAGGCCTGACGGGTTGGTCGGAGGGATGGATAACAATGTCCTTTGACCTTTCTGAGTATGTCGGCCACGAAATCATGTACCGCTTCAGGTACATGACGGACTGGGCATTTACATATGAGGGATGGTTCATCGATGAAGTATACATCAACGATGTCCTGGTCGATGATGGCGGAGATTCGATCTCGACACTGGAACCGGTATATCCAAACAGCGACTTCATGATCACGATTTACGCACCAGGACAGTTAACCTCGGACGGAAACATGCTACTGCCCTTGCTTCTCGACATCAATGTTAATCACGCGGATGAAACGGTTCTGAGGAGTGTTTCAAGTCTGCTTTCGCTCTATGACTATCTATACATCATCGTTAGTACAACACAGGGTCCAGTCGATTACTGGATAGGTACTGTGCCTAACATACCATTCCTTGCCTAA
- a CDS encoding NFACT family protein: MKNEMSAFDVLALAAEMRSIIGGFVDKIFHWNGSNFLFRINVPGSGKKEIIFQEARWLYLASERPELPGIPSQLAMTMRKHLSGGRITSVYQKDFDRIVILEIQRDKKYEVIFEIFGDGNLLVVQEGKIVIALASKQWKHREVRPGVEYKFPPSRFNPLAATFESFRAALEQSRSDIVRSLATVVNLGGQYAEEICLRAGIDKNRKADSLTEEDFRNLNSRLQEIIDSIRTKPEPNIVFDDGSPVDVTPIRLMIHAGARAEQFVSFSDAINRFLELRPRIEAEAVDEELRRLERQLEQQKNAIQELRTRADECSKLAELLFVNYIAINEILCKFKEKATSSKWNEIVEFSKRFDVVKGIDPSEHSIELEIQGNRIKLDYLKSLEENADAFYQESKRLREKIEGAFVAIKETEAKIEQRKASRERGTVDKKTKKTKEFWFERYKWFITSGGKLVLAGRDAKTNEQLVKKHMTTADRFVHADIHGAPSVIVKDGSTASDEEMKEAGIFALAHSKIWKAGAGEGSAYWVLPDQVSKTPEAGEFVPRGAFIIRGKRNYLHHLPIELAIGEIEYQGERKIMCGPRSAVEKQSTRFVVIVPGNTDRNLISSALARFFEVPEEEISRVLPPGDISIKERKNVMIES; this comes from the coding sequence ATGAAAAATGAGATGAGCGCCTTTGATGTACTCGCCTTGGCAGCTGAAATGCGCTCAATTATTGGCGGATTTGTCGATAAGATCTTCCACTGGAATGGAAGTAATTTCCTTTTCAGAATCAATGTGCCTGGGTCTGGCAAGAAGGAAATTATCTTCCAGGAGGCACGATGGCTTTATCTAGCCAGTGAACGCCCTGAACTTCCTGGTATTCCTTCTCAGCTCGCGATGACAATGAGAAAACACTTATCAGGTGGGCGTATCACATCAGTTTACCAGAAAGATTTTGACCGAATCGTTATTCTTGAAATCCAACGAGATAAAAAATATGAGGTCATTTTTGAGATTTTTGGGGATGGCAACTTACTTGTCGTGCAGGAAGGGAAGATCGTCATCGCACTTGCATCAAAACAATGGAAGCACAGAGAAGTCAGACCTGGCGTGGAGTACAAATTCCCGCCATCGCGATTCAACCCACTTGCCGCAACCTTCGAATCGTTCAGAGCAGCGCTCGAACAATCAAGATCCGACATCGTGAGAAGCCTTGCGACTGTTGTCAACCTTGGCGGCCAGTATGCCGAAGAAATTTGCCTGAGGGCTGGCATTGATAAAAACAGGAAAGCGGATTCGTTGACGGAAGAAGATTTCAGAAACCTGAACAGCAGATTGCAGGAAATCATCGATTCGATTCGTACCAAGCCAGAACCGAATATTGTATTTGACGATGGTTCCCCTGTTGATGTTACGCCAATCAGGCTGATGATTCACGCTGGGGCACGCGCTGAGCAGTTTGTTTCTTTTTCCGATGCGATAAATCGTTTCCTAGAATTGAGACCAAGAATTGAGGCAGAGGCAGTTGATGAGGAACTTCGGAGACTCGAGCGACAACTCGAGCAGCAGAAGAACGCAATTCAAGAGTTAAGAACAAGAGCGGACGAGTGCTCGAAGTTGGCCGAGCTTCTTTTTGTAAATTACATAGCGATCAACGAAATTCTCTGTAAATTCAAAGAGAAAGCCACTTCATCCAAATGGAATGAGATCGTTGAGTTCTCAAAGAGATTTGACGTCGTAAAAGGAATCGATCCCTCCGAACATTCGATCGAGCTCGAGATTCAGGGAAATAGAATCAAACTCGATTACCTAAAAAGTCTCGAAGAGAATGCTGACGCCTTTTATCAGGAATCAAAACGCCTGAGAGAGAAAATTGAAGGCGCTTTTGTCGCCATTAAAGAGACTGAAGCGAAAATCGAACAGAGAAAAGCAAGCAGGGAGAGGGGAACTGTTGATAAGAAGACAAAGAAAACAAAAGAGTTCTGGTTTGAGAGATACAAGTGGTTCATCACTTCCGGCGGAAAACTTGTTCTTGCTGGCAGGGACGCAAAGACCAATGAACAGCTCGTCAAGAAACACATGACAACGGCCGACAGATTTGTTCACGCGGATATTCATGGCGCGCCAAGCGTTATCGTCAAAGACGGGTCGACGGCGAGTGATGAGGAAATGAAAGAAGCAGGCATCTTTGCACTCGCACATTCAAAAATCTGGAAAGCTGGGGCTGGTGAAGGAAGCGCGTATTGGGTTTTACCGGATCAGGTTTCAAAGACGCCAGAGGCCGGCGAGTTCGTGCCCAGAGGTGCCTTTATCATCCGTGGAAAAAGGAATTATCTCCATCACCTACCTATCGAACTGGCAATTGGCGAGATTGAGTATCAAGGCGAAAGAAAGATTATGTGCGGACCTCGCAGCGCCGTTGAAAAGCAATCGACTAGATTCGTTGTGATCGTGCCAGGGAACACTGATAGAAATCTGATTTCATCGGCCCTTGCAAGGTTTTTCGAAGTGCCCGAAGAAGAAATATCAAGAGTTCTTCCGCCAGGTGACATTTCTATTAAAGAAAGGAAAAACGTGATGATAGAAAGCTAG
- a CDS encoding Ig-like domain-containing protein produces MSSTRILIAIIVAFLLVVSFGLPAISGAVPQEGEKVKLVGKGVYGVDIAVNVSYHANHWPWAWAGYYLLENEIGVRYNGYCIDFNMVVGEGNMLWANGELTRYITKNESCMVNYVINIFKPEMASDPTLEAAAIQSAIWYILTADEDHPFMTDAATGATFDAWNEIYGHEIRDRAWEIIKSIPDPCLYPASLQLEPEIQNIDCGDEVAITATVLDQFGNALENVLVRFSTTSGALSDTEVSTNSTGKASVYLDPECATRVVVTVCVNGGAGMLMWDDENPPNQNYPDVNVQNLVVPNALCDSSIVKCCYYPDGFTIGFWKTNIGKNWGWMKGKGIQVPKAKIVNCLAEINTTFDWQNGHCTAECMDWIRNITPSKAYKILSIPDAKNMTQKAQAQILALLMTNAWYNNYYGENYYLEGCVDLPGDNDPAIEDALHQIMNWYCEGKYKKAKDLADYINNQPEGGYF; encoded by the coding sequence ATGAGTTCAACAAGAATATTAATCGCGATCATTGTAGCTTTTCTTCTTGTCGTGAGCTTCGGTTTGCCCGCGATATCTGGTGCCGTACCTCAGGAAGGGGAAAAAGTAAAGCTGGTTGGGAAAGGAGTGTACGGCGTAGACATTGCTGTCAATGTATCGTATCATGCAAATCACTGGCCATGGGCATGGGCTGGATATTATCTCCTGGAAAATGAAATTGGTGTGAGGTATAATGGTTATTGCATTGATTTCAACATGGTGGTCGGTGAAGGCAATATGCTTTGGGCTAACGGCGAATTGACACGATACATAACGAAAAATGAATCTTGCATGGTCAACTATGTTATCAACATATTCAAGCCTGAAATGGCTTCAGACCCGACTCTTGAAGCCGCTGCAATCCAGTCTGCGATATGGTATATTCTCACCGCCGATGAAGATCACCCATTTATGACAGATGCCGCGACTGGCGCGACATTTGACGCTTGGAACGAGATTTATGGACATGAGATAAGAGATCGTGCGTGGGAAATCATCAAATCGATTCCGGACCCCTGCTTATACCCAGCTTCATTGCAGCTTGAGCCCGAGATTCAGAATATTGATTGTGGAGACGAGGTTGCGATAACGGCGACCGTTCTCGACCAGTTCGGCAATGCACTAGAGAATGTTTTGGTTCGCTTTTCAACAACATCTGGCGCGCTGAGCGATACCGAAGTCTCCACGAATTCTACTGGGAAAGCGAGCGTTTATCTGGATCCCGAATGCGCAACGAGAGTGGTTGTTACTGTTTGCGTCAATGGCGGAGCTGGCATGTTGATGTGGGACGACGAGAATCCGCCAAATCAGAATTATCCCGATGTCAACGTACAAAACCTTGTTGTGCCGAACGCACTCTGCGACTCATCGATCGTCAAATGCTGTTATTATCCAGATGGTTTTACTATAGGCTTTTGGAAAACAAACATCGGTAAGAACTGGGGCTGGATGAAAGGGAAGGGCATTCAGGTTCCAAAGGCAAAGATCGTCAACTGCCTTGCAGAAATCAACACAACATTCGACTGGCAGAATGGCCACTGCACAGCTGAATGCATGGACTGGATCCGCAACATCACGCCATCAAAGGCTTACAAGATTCTCTCGATACCCGATGCAAAGAATATGACACAGAAGGCACAAGCACAGATTCTCGCGCTGCTCATGACAAATGCGTGGTACAACAATTATTATGGCGAGAATTATTATCTAGAGGGATGTGTAGATCTTCCTGGTGATAACGATCCAGCGATCGAAGATGCGCTTCATCAGATAATGAATTGGTATTGCGAGGGAAAGTACAAGAAGGCAAAGGATCTGGCAGACTACATCAACAATCAACCTGAAGGCGGTTATTTTTGA
- the hypE gene encoding hydrogenase expression/formation protein HypE: MNKVTMGHGAGGELMQELIGKHIAPFLPDFPIEVPLKSFDDSAVIDGIVFTTDAHTVKPLFFPGGDIGALAFCGTINDISVMGAKALAMSCALVLEEGLEFDVLERVMKSMGKYSALTGVPIATGDTKVVERGAADGMIITTSAVGRRSEYLDHNFEVASSFRRVRRNWLTDDNVADGDVVIVSGTVGDHGIAILSFREGYGFETEVKSDVAPLNELVEEILKVGGAVAMKDPTRGGLANALNEWAEKSEVGIEIDEKAIPIAEPVRNACEMLGLDPLTIGNEGKLVVAVVPEVAEEVLKVMKRSPFGKRAEIIGRATSKHKRVVLRTEIGGKRILERPVGDPVPRIC; this comes from the coding sequence ATGAACAAGGTTACGATGGGGCATGGTGCCGGCGGCGAACTGATGCAGGAGCTCATCGGGAAACACATCGCACCATTTTTACCAGATTTTCCGATTGAGGTGCCCCTGAAATCTTTTGATGATTCGGCTGTAATCGATGGCATCGTTTTCACGACCGATGCTCATACCGTTAAACCACTCTTTTTCCCTGGGGGTGATATAGGAGCACTGGCGTTCTGCGGAACAATTAACGACATATCGGTCATGGGTGCGAAAGCATTGGCAATGTCTTGCGCTCTCGTCCTGGAGGAAGGGCTGGAATTCGATGTGCTAGAAAGAGTCATGAAGAGTATGGGCAAGTACTCCGCCCTGACCGGCGTTCCGATCGCGACAGGGGACACGAAGGTCGTCGAGAGGGGAGCCGCAGATGGTATGATTATCACGACATCGGCTGTTGGGCGGAGAAGCGAGTACCTCGATCACAACTTCGAAGTCGCTTCTTCGTTCCGAAGAGTGCGAAGGAACTGGTTAACCGATGATAATGTTGCTGATGGAGACGTCGTTATCGTCTCGGGGACCGTGGGCGACCACGGTATTGCCATCCTTTCCTTTAGAGAGGGTTATGGTTTCGAAACGGAGGTCAAAAGTGACGTGGCGCCTCTCAATGAACTTGTTGAAGAGATTCTCAAGGTTGGCGGTGCAGTTGCGATGAAGGATCCGACGAGAGGCGGTCTCGCAAACGCCCTCAACGAATGGGCGGAGAAATCAGAGGTGGGGATCGAGATCGATGAGAAGGCCATTCCGATTGCGGAACCTGTCAGAAACGCATGCGAGATGCTTGGTCTCGATCCGCTCACAATCGGCAACGAGGGGAAATTGGTCGTTGCAGTTGTGCCGGAAGTGGCCGAGGAAGTGCTCAAGGTGATGAAAAGATCACCCTTCGGAAAAAGGGCTGAAATCATCGGACGAGCGACATCGAAACATAAACGCGTTGTCTTAAGAACTGAAATCGGGGGAAAAAGGATTCTTGAAAGGCCTGTAGGAGATCCGGTACCGAGAATATGTTGA
- a CDS encoding ABC transporter permease: MAVNEHLRTIRWAAWLGWQMESNWTNPFLFIIYSIIKPITATLILVFMYLIILKSVNADPVLFSYMFIGNAFYMYVAQVLFGITWVVHEDREHYQTLKQIYIAPINFPVYLVGRGISKIIITTASVIVTLAFGILVLGLPVNIWRIDWLLLIVAMILGLFCICTIGIALAGISLLTARHGAGINEGVAGVFYLFCGVIFPITFLPSWGQSIALFIPITYWLEFLRRAMVPETVSISGLVNYSAQEMTVLLLVSILLFLFLSLIILKYADFLARKKGKLDMTTAY; this comes from the coding sequence ATGGCAGTGAACGAACATCTGCGAACGATTAGGTGGGCGGCGTGGCTTGGCTGGCAGATGGAGTCGAACTGGACGAATCCATTTCTTTTCATCATTTATTCTATCATTAAACCAATTACGGCGACACTGATTCTCGTTTTCATGTATCTCATTATTCTCAAGTCTGTCAACGCCGATCCTGTGCTCTTTTCGTATATGTTCATCGGGAACGCTTTTTATATGTATGTGGCCCAGGTCTTATTCGGCATCACCTGGGTGGTGCATGAAGATCGAGAACATTATCAGACGTTGAAGCAGATCTACATCGCGCCGATCAACTTTCCAGTTTATCTTGTTGGGCGGGGAATCAGCAAGATCATCATCACAACGGCATCGGTCATCGTGACACTCGCATTCGGAATCCTGGTTCTCGGTTTGCCTGTCAACATTTGGAGAATCGATTGGCTGTTGTTGATCGTCGCGATGATCCTCGGACTCTTTTGCATCTGCACGATTGGCATCGCGCTCGCAGGCATTTCTTTGCTAACTGCACGCCACGGGGCAGGAATCAACGAGGGCGTCGCTGGCGTTTTCTATTTGTTCTGCGGCGTGATTTTTCCCATCACCTTTCTACCTTCGTGGGGACAATCGATTGCTCTTTTCATTCCGATCACTTACTGGCTTGAATTTTTAAGGCGCGCGATGGTGCCCGAGACCGTTTCGATCAGCGGTCTTGTGAACTACTCAGCGCAAGAGATGACGGTCTTGCTTCTTGTCTCTATCCTTCTCTTTCTTTTTCTCTCCCTGATCATTTTAAAGTACGCAGATTTCCTCGCTCGAAAGAAAGGAAAACTGGATATGACGACAGCTTATTAG
- a CDS encoding aquaporin family protein translates to MRRGVVAEFIGSFFLIIAAIASTILPVDVLKADVALSVFMNAIAVAFVLFALIEMLGPISGGHFNPAVTMSFLLSKEITKKKAACYIGAQIAGGFIGVMATHLMFYDTTSTLLVVSENTKTPGMFFAEFIGTFLLVAVILGCIRGGSKFTGLSVGTVVGGMLITTSSTMYANPAVTLARVFTYAICGIAPASAIFFIFAEFVGASMATITFSYLYPRKLGDKSIQLESTKSIQIAKE, encoded by the coding sequence CTGAGGCGAGGCGTTGTCGCAGAATTCATCGGCAGCTTTTTTCTCATTATCGCGGCAATTGCGTCGACAATACTGCCCGTAGATGTTCTCAAAGCTGACGTAGCTCTCTCGGTGTTCATGAACGCGATCGCAGTCGCGTTCGTACTCTTCGCATTGATCGAGATGCTCGGACCAATCTCTGGAGGTCATTTTAATCCGGCAGTCACAATGTCCTTTCTTCTGTCAAAAGAAATCACAAAGAAGAAAGCTGCCTGTTATATCGGAGCCCAGATCGCTGGTGGATTCATTGGCGTTATGGCAACTCACCTGATGTTTTATGATACTACGTCTACGCTTCTCGTCGTGTCCGAAAATACTAAGACACCAGGCATGTTCTTCGCAGAATTTATCGGAACATTCCTCTTAGTTGCAGTTATCTTAGGCTGTATCAGGGGAGGCTCGAAGTTCACAGGTCTATCTGTGGGGACTGTTGTTGGAGGGATGCTGATAACAACATCAAGCACCATGTACGCCAATCCAGCAGTCACCTTGGCAAGGGTCTTTACTTATGCCATATGTGGCATCGCTCCCGCTAGTGCGATCTTTTTTATATTCGCGGAGTTTGTTGGGGCATCAATGGCCACAATAACGTTCAGTTATCTTTATCCAAGAAAACTGGGTGACAAATCCATACAGTTGGAAAGTACAAAATCGATCCAAATAGCAAAGGAGTAA
- a CDS encoding DUF1015 domain-containing protein, translating to MVVFRPFKGYLPNLSERESICDRISPPYDVIDDNKKRELQSKPFNIARITLGEKADNYDAARKELESWLKDKKLIPDDRESFYLYKQSFKFNGRELSRTGIVGLLMVEEYEKGNILPHEETVPKVKDDRLNLLMATEFHLESIFGVFDRLDDDIAEKMTSVAETLWECYDEDGVQHSFMRISDQQTVQMISESLKWKRILIADGHHRYETALRYSRERSDEKSQFVLATLVGSNDPGMIVLPTHRIIYGTGLNNFEIIEILKTNFDIIRTRDFHELKERVFASDTSSIGIITSDRECAIITPKMKQSDNALWSVDAFVFQELGFPVIMEKARYKDKIKVEYEHNADEVFRKVTNNRCDLAVILRPPSLDQIWKIAERGLRMPKKTTYFWPKIWSGFVIYSMKK from the coding sequence ATGGTGGTCTTCCGACCTTTCAAAGGTTATCTTCCGAATCTCAGCGAAAGAGAAAGCATCTGCGACAGGATATCACCTCCCTATGACGTGATAGATGACAATAAAAAGCGAGAGTTACAGAGCAAGCCCTTTAACATCGCGAGGATCACGCTGGGGGAAAAGGCTGATAATTACGATGCCGCAAGAAAAGAATTAGAGAGCTGGCTGAAAGACAAAAAGCTTATTCCAGACGATCGAGAATCGTTTTATTTGTACAAACAGTCGTTCAAGTTCAACGGACGAGAATTATCAAGAACGGGGATCGTTGGGTTGTTGATGGTTGAAGAATATGAAAAAGGCAATATTTTGCCACACGAGGAAACGGTTCCGAAAGTCAAGGATGATCGGCTCAACCTATTGATGGCAACCGAGTTTCATCTCGAATCGATCTTTGGCGTTTTCGATCGTCTTGATGATGACATTGCAGAAAAGATGACATCGGTTGCGGAGACTCTCTGGGAATGTTATGATGAAGATGGTGTTCAGCACTCATTCATGAGGATAAGCGATCAACAAACGGTGCAAATGATCTCTGAAAGTCTGAAATGGAAAAGAATCCTGATCGCCGATGGCCATCACAGATATGAGACCGCATTGAGATATTCAAGAGAGCGGAGCGATGAAAAGAGTCAATTCGTCCTCGCGACGCTGGTTGGTTCGAATGATCCTGGGATGATCGTTTTGCCGACGCATAGGATCATTTATGGAACGGGATTGAACAATTTCGAAATCATCGAAATTCTCAAAACAAACTTCGACATCATTCGAACGAGAGATTTTCATGAACTCAAAGAGCGGGTCTTCGCATCCGATACGTCCAGTATCGGCATTATTACAAGCGATCGCGAATGTGCGATCATTACTCCCAAAATGAAACAGTCGGACAATGCGCTATGGAGTGTTGATGCGTTTGTATTTCAGGAACTTGGCTTTCCCGTCATTATGGAAAAAGCAAGATACAAAGACAAGATCAAAGTTGAATACGAGCATAATGCCGATGAAGTTTTCAGAAAAGTGACAAATAATCGATGCGATCTCGCGGTCATCTTGAGACCACCATCACTTGATCAAATATGGAAAATTGCAGAGCGCGGCCTCAGGATGCCAAAAAAGACGACCTATTTCTGGCCAAAAATATGGTCCGGATTTGTCATCTATTCGATGAAAAAGTAA
- a CDS encoding NAD-binding protein: MKSHRLLYSLYGLLAVLTIGTVGFTLWEPTVDNPLEALYFTLVTMTTVGYGDIVPTTAASRIIASIVMVGGIGAGIVALQSVFDTMVSKSLREELGLPERRTRMKGHYIICGYGNVGRQIAEQLGAKGEEYIVIERNKEKVAAMVEEGIPVIEGDAIYEEVLLRANVEEAKALLTTMTDTSNVMVVLTAKMLNPNLHVVSEVEDYRNAAKLKKAGADEVVHCHEMGARVMVCKARRIVLDPVCGLEIDPAKSVLSYEHEGETYRFCSEECLEAFKKNPARFVEMKKTLDATCKVKFGLG; the protein is encoded by the coding sequence TTGAAAAGCCATAGATTGCTCTATTCGCTCTATGGATTGCTTGCGGTCCTGACCATTGGCACGGTGGGCTTCACACTTTGGGAGCCAACCGTCGATAATCCGCTAGAGGCGCTATATTTCACGCTCGTCACAATGACAACTGTTGGATATGGGGACATCGTGCCCACGACCGCCGCAAGTCGAATCATCGCATCGATCGTCATGGTTGGCGGAATCGGAGCGGGAATTGTCGCACTCCAATCTGTCTTTGATACAATGGTGAGTAAAAGTCTGAGAGAAGAACTCGGATTACCTGAAAGGAGGACAAGGATGAAGGGCCATTATATTATTTGTGGGTATGGAAATGTGGGGCGTCAGATCGCCGAACAGCTAGGCGCAAAAGGTGAGGAGTATATCGTCATCGAGAGAAATAAAGAAAAAGTCGCGGCGATGGTGGAAGAGGGAATACCTGTCATCGAGGGCGACGCCATATACGAGGAGGTTTTGCTAAGGGCGAATGTCGAAGAAGCAAAAGCTCTCCTAACAACGATGACAGACACATCGAATGTGATGGTCGTCCTTACGGCGAAAATGTTGAATCCGAATCTGCATGTTGTTTCTGAGGTTGAGGATTATCGAAACGCGGCGAAGCTGAAAAAGGCAGGTGCCGACGAAGTAGTTCATTGCCATGAAATGGGTGCGCGGGTTATGGTTTGCAAGGCGAGGCGCATCGTCCTCGATCCCGTATGTGGTTTGGAGATCGATCCAGCTAAGAGCGTTTTGTCTTATGAGCACGAAGGCGAAACCTATCGCTTCTGCAGCGAGGAGTGTCTGGAAGCATTTAAGAAGAATCCTGCGCGATTCGTCGAAATGAAGAAAACACTCGATGCAACTTGCAAGGTCAAATTCGGCCTGGGCTAG